A section of the Salmo trutta chromosome 4, fSalTru1.1, whole genome shotgun sequence genome encodes:
- the LOC115191440 gene encoding tripartite motif-containing protein 16-like: MAQQGVLLDQDQFCCCVCLDLLKEPVAIPCGHSYCRICIEGCWDQDVLKEVYSCPQCIETFTPRPNLRKNNMLAEVVEKLKKTGLQAAPPPALCYAGPGDVVCDFCTGTRKQKALMSCLVCLVSYCETHLQPHYESPALKKHKLVKAIAQLQEKICSHHDKLLEVYCRTDQQCICYLCTMDEHKGHDTVSAAAERTEKQRQLGMSQQEAQQRFQEREKELKELEQDVESLKRASQDSDQDSDQIFTELIRSIERRSSEVKELIRAQEKAQVSQAEGLLEQLKQEIAELRKRSTDLEQLSHTEDHIHFLQSYQSLSSISVSSDLPSTVVRPLQYFGDVSKTVSELREKLEDFLKREWTKISTTVNIVEVVLPPEPKTREQLLQYSCQLTLDPNTAHTRLSLSEGNRKVTYTGRVQPYPDHPDRFTNHWQVLCREGLSGRCYWEVKLRGDVYTAVSYKDISRTERGGGFGCNNKSWSLQCYRGGYCFRHNDVKTKVSGPQSSRVGVYLDHKAGTLYFYSVSDTMTLLHRVQTTFTQSLYPGFRLTGTAELIKL; encoded by the exons ATGGCTCAGCAGGGAGTTCtactggaccaggaccagttctgttgttgtgtctgtctggatctactgaaggagCCAGTGGCTATTccctgtggacacagttactgtagaatctgtattgagggctgctgggatcaggatgttctgaaagaggtctatagctgtcctcagtgcaTAGAGACCTTCACTCCAAGGCCTAATCtgaggaaaaataacatgttggctgaggtggtggagaaactgaagaagacaggactccaggctgctccccctcctgctctgtgctatgctggaccTGGCGATGTGGTGTGTGAtttctgcactgggaccagaaagcagaaagccctcatgtcctgtTTGGTGTGTCTGGtttcttactgtgagactcacctccaacCTCACTACGAATCTCCTGCTTTgaagaagcacaagctggtcaaagccatcgcacaactacaggagaagatatgctctcatcatgacaaactgctggaggtttactgtcgtaccgatcagcagtgtatctgttatctgtgtacaatggatgaacataaaggccatgatacagtgtcagctgcagcagagaggactgagaaacag AGGCAACTGGGGATGAGTCAGCAGGAGGCccagcagagattccaggagagagagaaggagctgaaggagctcGAACAGGATGTGGAGTCtctcaag AGAGCC AGTCAGGACAGTGATCAGGACagtgatcagatctttactgagctgatccgctccattgagagaaggagctctgaggtgaaggagctgatcagagcccaagagaaggctcaagtgagtcaagctgaaggactcctggagcaactgaagcaggagatagctgagctgaggaagagaagcactgacctggagcagctctcacacacagaggatcacatccatttcctccag agttatcagtctctctccagtatcagtgtatcttcagacttacccagcaccgttgtccgtcctcttcagtactttggagatgtgagtaagactgtgtctgaactgagagagaaactagaagacttccttaaaagagaatggaccaagatctccactacag tgaatatagtggaggttgtactgcctccagagcccaagaccagagaacagttgttgcaat attcctgtcagctcacactggacccaaacacagcacacacacgtctctctctgtctgaagggaacagaaaggtgacctatACAGGCCGAGTCCaaccatatcctgaccatccagacagattcaccaaCCACTGGcaggttctgtgtagagagggtctgtctggacgctgttactgggaggtgaaGTTGAGAGGTGATGTTTAtacagcagtctcatataaagacatcagcagaacagagagaggtggtggatTTGGATGCAATAACAAGTCCTGGAGTTTACAGTGCTATAGAGGTGGTTATTGTTTCAGACACAACGATGTTAAGACTAAAGTATcaggccctcagtcctccagagtaggagtgtacctggatcacaaggcaggtactctgtacttctacagtgtctctgacacaatgaccctcctccacagagtccagaccacattcactcagTCCCTTTATCCTGGGTTTAGGCTCACTGGTACTGCTGAGCTGATTAAattgtag